A region from the Vicia villosa cultivar HV-30 ecotype Madison, WI linkage group LG3, Vvil1.0, whole genome shotgun sequence genome encodes:
- the LOC131659801 gene encoding putative disease resistance RPP13-like protein 1: MSIDLAASKREKIHVAPEVAEILAIRWSLQLAKELKLNCLIIQSDALTAVDCINGIVEDAVLEPIAADCRFFLSSFSCASVMFIRRTDNVDAHNQFNKYIVDHVVKRKQYQIPNVKKWLGDVKHAMYEADQLLDEIATAAPLKKMRLESQPSTSNNFFSYVSAFINPFESRIKEMIKSLKHLAEQKDVLELKNGTCARNEVGVSLKLVERLPTSCLLGGSDIYGRDNDKDEMIKILLSNNGGGNRTPVSSIVGLGGMGKTTFAKLVYNESRIEEHFELKAWVYVSESFDVVGLTKAILQSFHSSADDEFKAIIKSFNSSLDDEHIFNLLQQRLQHVLTGKKYLLVLDDIWNKNAECWEQLLLPFNHGSSGSKIIVTTRDKEVANVLNSTNIFDLHQLQRRDCWSLFVAHAFLGKNACEYPNLESIGAKIVDKCGGLPLAVKTLGQLLRKNFSQHEWMKILETDMWRLSDRENNINPVLRLSYHKLPSNQKRCFAYCSIFPKGYSFDKGELIRCWMAEGLLKCYGTEKSEEEVGNEIFCDLESISFFQKPLFHYNTFVMHSLVKELANSISGEFCMQIEGARVEGILERTRHIRCSPQLNCVDKLLESVCKLKGLRSLTLKGNGAISINNNVQHDLFSKLKCLRMLSFRYCVISELVDTVSNLKLLRYLDLSYTKITSLPDTICMLYNLQTLLLRDCYELTELPSNFSKLINLRHLELPYYIKKLPKHIGSLRNLQALPYFIVEEKNGSDLKALEKLNHLHGTIHIKGLGNVIDLSDAATSLMKDKKYLEEIHMTFDDGREDMDGLIVEGNVSVLEALQPNSNLSRLIIENYNGIMFPNWIRGCHLPNLVSLKLKYCGLCSHFPPLGQLPSLKELSISNCHGIKIIGKEFYGNNSTNAPFKSLEVLRFETMNSWEEWHCLEGFPSLKELSIRDCPKLKRALPQHLPSLQILKIYNCKALDATILKIDNIIELDLQRFDRILVNELSSSLKKVVLSRNRYTMFSQAQNLFNSLILEELHLDFSGFVKCPSLNLHCYNSLCKLSMVGWRSSSLPFPLHLFINLDSLCLSDCLELKSLPIEGLPPNLTYLEIRNCPQLESFPIGGMSSKLRHLQLHNCPRLLALREEWCLLQLNSQG, translated from the exons ATGTCAATTGACCTTGCTGCAAGTAAAAGGGAGAAAATCCATGTCGCACCGGAGGTTGCGGAAATCCTTGCCATTCGTTGGAGCCTTCAGTTAGCAAAGGAATTGAAGCTGAATTGCCTTATCATCCAGTCAGACGCCCTCACTGCTGTTGACTGCATCAATGGTATCGTAGAAGACGCGGTTTTGGAGCCTATTGCAGCGGATTGTCGTTTCTTTCTCAGTAGCTTTTCTTGCGCTTCTGTTATGTTCATTAGAAGGACTGATAATGTAGATGCTCATAAT caatttaataaatatattgtcGATCATGTTGTAA AGAGAAAACAATACCAAATCCCAAACGTCAAGAAATGGCTTGGCGATGTGAAACATGCTATGTATGAGGCTGACCAACTCCTGGATGAGATTGCCACTGCTGCACCGTTGAAGAAGATGAGACTCGAATCTCAACCTTCTACTAGCAACAACTTTTTCAGCTATGTTTCAGCTTTTATTAATCCGTTTGAATCGCGGATCAAAGAAATGATAAAGAGTCTAAAACATCTTGCAGAGCAAAAAGATGTGTTGGAATTGAAAAATGGAACGTGTGCTCGTAATGAAGTTGGTGTCAGTTTGAAACTTGTAGAAAGATTGCCAACTTCATGTTTGCTGGGTGGATCAGACATATATGGTAGagataatgacaaagatgaaatgatcaAAATTTTACTTTCAAATAATGGCGGAGGCAACCGTACACCTGTATCCAGCATTGTGGGTCTCGGTGGGATGGGCAAGACCACCTTTGCTAAGCTTGTGTACAATGAAAGTAGGATTGAGGAACATTTTGAACTTAAAGCATGGGTTTATGTTTC agaaTCTTTTGATGTTGTTGGACTCACCAAAGCAATTCTACAGTCATTTCATTCTTCTGCAGACGATGAATTCAAAGCAATTATCAAGTCATTTAATTCTTCACTAGACGATGAACATATTTTCAATTTACTCCAACAAAGACTGCAACATGTATTAACAGGAAAAAAATACTTGCTTGTTTTGGACGATATCTGGAACAAAAATGCGGAATGTTGGGAGCAGTTACTTCTTCCATTTAATCATGGATCTTCTGGAAGTAAGATTATTGTGACAACACGTGACAAGGAGGTAGCAAATGTCCTGAATTCCACCAATATATTTGATTTACATCAACTGCAAAGAAGAGATTGTTGGAGTTTATTTGTGGCACATGCGTTTCTTGGCAAGAATGCATGTGAATATCCAAATCTTGAATCTATTGGAGCGAAAATAGTGGACAAGTGCGGAGGGTTGCCTTTAGCTGTGAAAACATTGGGCCAACTTTTGCGGAAAAATTTCTCTCAACATGAATGGATGAAGATATTGGAGACTGATATGTGGCGTTTATCAGATAGGGAAAACAACATTAACCCAGTTCTAAGATTGAGTTACCATAAACTCCCGTCCAATCAAAAGCGTTGTTTTGCGTATTGCTCTATATTTCCTAAAGGTTATTCCTTTGACAAAGGTGAATTAATCAGGTGTTGGATGGCAGAAGGTTTGTTGAAGTGTTACGGAACAGAAAAAAGCGAAGAAGAAGTGGGGAATGAAATTTTTTGTGATCTAGAGTCAATTTCATTTTTCCAAAAACCGCTATTTCATTATAACACCTTTGTCATGCATAGTCTTGTGAAAGAATTAGCAAATTCAATTTCAGGAGAGTTTTGTATGCAAATAGAAGGTGCTAGGGTGGAAGGTATCCTTGAAAGGACACGTCACATTCGGTGCTCTCCTCAATTAAACTGTGTTGATAAATTACTAGAGTCAGTTTGTAAACTTAAGGGACTACGTAGTCTAACACTGAAAGGAAATGGAGCTATATCGATAAACAACAATGTGCAACATGATCTGTTTTCAAAACTAAAGTGTTTGCGGATGTTATCATTTAGATATTGTGTCATCTCGGAACTAGTTGATACGGTAAGCAATTTAAAGCTTTTGCGTTATCTAGACCTTTCTTACACTAAGATTACTAGCTTGCCTGATACCATTTGTATGTTGTATAATTTGCAAACACTCTTGTTGCGTGACTGTTATGAATTGACCGAGCTCCCTTCAAATTTTTCAAAACTGATCAATTTACGTCATCTGGAACTTCCCTATTATATAAAGAAGTTGCCGAAGCATATAGGAAGTCTAAGAAATCTCCAGGCCTTGCCTTATTTTATAGTGGAAGAGAAGAATGGATCTGATCTTAAAGCGTTGGAGAAACTAAACCATCTTCATGGAACAATTCATATTAAAGGATTGGGTAATGTCATTGATCTTTCAGATGCTGCAACAAGCCTTATGAAAGATAAGAAGTATTTAGAAGAAATACATATGACATTCGATGACGGAAGAGAAGATATGGATGGTTTAATAGTTGAAGGCAATGTGTCTGTCTTGGAGGCTCTTCAACCAAATAGCAACTTGAGTAGGCTCATCATTGAGAACTACAATGGCATTATGTTTCCAAATTGGATAAGAGGTTGCCATTTACCCAACTTAGTATCTCTTAAACTGAAGTACTGTGGTTTATGTTCTCATTTCCCGCCACTCGGGCAGCTCCCCTCTCTCAAAGAGCTTTCTATTTCAAACTGTCATGGAATAAAGATTATCGGCAAAGAGTTCTACGGCAATAACTCAACAAACGCTCCGTTCAAGTCCCTTGAAGTTTTGAGATTTGAGACAATGAACAGCTGGGAGGAATGGCATTGTCTTGAAGGGTTTCCTTCGCTTAAAGAGCTTTCTATAAGAGATTGTCCGAAATTGAAAAGAGCGCTTCCTCAACACCTTCCTTCTTTGCAAATACTAAAGATTTATAATTGCAAAGCGTTGGATGCAACAATTCTGAAAATTGATAATATCATAGAGTTAGATCTACAAAGATTTGATCGGATTTTGGTAAATGAATTGTCGTCTAGCTTGAAAAAGGTGGTCCTTAGTAGAAATCGCTACACTATGTTTTCCCAAGCGCAAAACTTATTCAACAGTCTCATTCTGGAAGAGTTGCATTTGGATTTTAGTGGCTTTGTAAAATGTCCTTCTTTGAATTTGCATTGCTATAATTCTCTTTGTAAACTTTCAATGGTAGGATGGCGGTCTTCCTCCTTGCCTTTTCCACTGCACTTGTTCATCAATCTTGATTCTCTCTGTTTGTCTGATTGTCTAGAGCTGAAATCTCTTCCTATAGAAGGTTTGCCTCCCAACTTGACATACCTTGAAATACGCAATTGCCCGCAGTTGGAATCCTTTCCTATTGGAGGTATGTCTTCCAAATTGAGACACCTTCAATTACACAATTGCCCAAGACTACTTGCTTTGAGAGAGGAGTGGTGTTTGCTTCAActcaattcccaaggttga